A part of Bufo bufo chromosome 7, aBufBuf1.1, whole genome shotgun sequence genomic DNA contains:
- the LOC121008133 gene encoding cytochrome c oxidase subunit 6A, mitochondrial-like, giving the protein MANPGAQRTLQIIRRHMATGSHGPGGARTWKILSFLVALPGVGVCMLNVWLQKQNHPHESPEFRAYDHLRIRTKRFPWGDGNHTFFHNPHANPLPTGYEETEHKH; this is encoded by the exons ATGGCAAATCCAGGGGCTCAGCGGACCCTGCAGATAATCAGGAGGCACATGGCCACAGGATCCCACGGGCCCGGAGGTG CTCGTACATGGAAGATCCTGAGCTTCCTTGTAGCTCTTCCTGGTGTGGGGGTCTGCATGCTGAATGTCTGGCTCCAGAAACAGAATCACCCACACGAATCCCCAGAATTCAGAGCATATGACCACCTGCGCATCCGAACCAAG CGCTTCCCGTGGGGCGATGGGAATCACACATTCTTCCATAACCCACATGCCAACCCTCTTCCGACAGGATATGAAGAGACGGAGCACAAGCACTGA